GATCTATTGAGGAGGCTTTGATGAAACGCACATTTTTACAGAGCCTTGCCCTCTACGCGACTGTGATCTTCACGCTGGTGATGATCCTGTTCCCGGTCTACTGGCTTCTGGTCACGGCGCTCTCCACCACCGATGAACTGTACCGCCTGCCGCCGACCTTCTGGCCGGATGATGCGCAATGGGACATTTTCGCCAGGGTCTGGGCGGCAAAACCGATCCTGCTGTGGCTGTGGAACTCGATGCTGGCGGCCATCGGCTCGGTGGCGCTGTCGATGCTGGTTTCGGTCAGTGCCGGTTATGCGCTGTCCCGCTACTCCATGCGGGGCGGCGCGACCATGGGTCTCTTCGTCCTGACGGCGAAGATGTTGCCCGCGACCCTGCTCGTCATTCCGCTGTTTTCGATTTTTTCCAGCTTCGGCCTGATCGGCAGCCTGTGGACGCTGGTTCT
This genomic interval from Agrobacterium tumefaciens contains the following:
- a CDS encoding carbohydrate ABC transporter permease, which produces MKRTFLQSLALYATVIFTLVMILFPVYWLLVTALSTTDELYRLPPTFWPDDAQWDIFARVWAAKPILLWLWNSMLAAIGSVALSMLVSVSAGYALSRYSMRGGATMGLFVLTAKMLPATLLVIPLFSIFSSFGLIGSLWTLVLAHSTMIIPFATWMLKGYFDTIPKELEQAAMVDGCSPIGAMVRVVLPIATPGLAATALYAFVLSWADYAYARTFLVNSPDNWTANLGITTMQGEYVTYWNDISAASVFIALPIIAIYLFLERYLVGGLTAGAEK